The Achromobacter deleyi genome has a window encoding:
- a CDS encoding SMP-30/gluconolactonase/LRE family protein, translating into MPNRELSVLASGYTYLEGLRWHEDRLWASDFYTGLVIAVTLQGAVDRICLVPQQPSGLGWLPDGRLLISSMKDRKVLRRETDGTLSVHADLSALTGGHVNDMVVDAQGRAYVGNFGFDIMGGAPVRTTTLVRVDPDGVAQVVADGLCFPNGSFITPDGKTLIVNETFGNRISEFDIQRNGVLGPRRDWANFGELPASDDLAVLIGASSIAPDGGAMDEEGAIWVADAIGKRIVRVERGGRILEQIDTGEFGIFAAALGGPDGRTLFMAAAPDFVEANRRAKPEARILATRVDVPHAGRP; encoded by the coding sequence ATGCCGAATCGCGAACTGTCCGTGCTGGCGTCTGGATACACTTATCTGGAAGGATTGCGCTGGCACGAGGACCGCCTCTGGGCCTCGGACTTCTATACCGGCCTGGTCATCGCCGTGACCCTGCAGGGCGCCGTGGATCGCATCTGTCTGGTGCCGCAGCAGCCGTCGGGCCTGGGCTGGCTGCCCGATGGCCGCTTGCTGATCTCGTCCATGAAAGACCGCAAGGTGCTGCGCCGCGAGACCGACGGGACGCTCTCGGTCCACGCCGACCTGTCCGCGCTGACCGGCGGGCACGTCAACGACATGGTGGTGGACGCGCAGGGCAGGGCCTATGTGGGCAACTTCGGTTTCGACATCATGGGCGGCGCGCCGGTCCGGACCACGACCCTGGTGCGCGTGGATCCGGACGGGGTGGCGCAGGTGGTGGCGGACGGGCTGTGCTTTCCCAACGGCTCGTTCATCACGCCCGACGGCAAGACCCTGATCGTCAACGAAACCTTCGGCAACCGCATTTCCGAGTTCGACATCCAGCGCAACGGCGTGCTGGGGCCCCGGCGGGACTGGGCCAACTTTGGGGAATTGCCGGCCAGCGACGACCTGGCCGTGCTGATCGGCGCGTCATCCATCGCGCCGGACGGCGGCGCGATGGATGAGGAAGGGGCGATCTGGGTGGCCGACGCCATTGGCAAGCGCATCGTGCGCGTGGAGCGCGGCGGCAGGATCCTGGAACAGATCGACACCGGCGAATTCGGGATATTCGCGGCAGCCCTGGGCGGGCCGGATGGCCGGACCTTGTTCATGGCGGCCGCGCCGGACTTCGTCGAGGCCAACCGCCGCGCAAAGCCGGAAGCCCGGATACTGGCGACGCGGGTGGACGTGCCGCACGCCGGCAGGCCGTAA
- a CDS encoding ABC transporter substrate-binding protein, which translates to MKCNIVRRALLQGLLAAAAIAATPAVSAADSQPQYGGILTAILNPEPPNLNVAMQQVGTTQMVAGKVYESLLTYSFDLKPMPSLAKSWDVSADQLTYTFHLQPNAQWHDGKPFTSADVLFSYKQILANTPRTRSLMRYIRDITAPDEHTVIFHLKERYSAFLYAFDIGGGVILPKHLYDVDTPLAQNPHNNAPVGTGPFKFKRWERGSYIELVKNEHYWKKGRPYLDGITYRVIPDAASRRLALEQRTVQQAWLQDIEPFDMPRVAKLAHINVTQKGYEYWSTLHWIEMNEARKPMDDKRFRQAVMYAIDREFIAKRIMFGMGTVSTGPFHRNTRFYDPNIKQYPYDPKKAIALLDEMGLKPDAKGVRVKLGLIPNPYGEMQRRIAEYTKQSLGKVGIVIDIESTDVGGWTSRMGNWDFDMAYNGVFQYGDPAIGVSRTYVSSNIKKGLAFTNTSQYRNPKVDELFDQAATAPTDEERQRLYTEVQKILAEEVPLAWIDDTNYSTFLDKRVHGAIATGLGAVDTYADAWLEPK; encoded by the coding sequence TTGAAGTGCAATATCGTCCGCCGCGCCCTGCTGCAGGGCCTGCTGGCCGCCGCCGCGATCGCCGCCACCCCGGCCGTGTCCGCCGCCGACTCCCAACCGCAGTACGGCGGCATCCTGACCGCCATCCTGAATCCCGAGCCCCCAAATCTGAACGTCGCCATGCAACAGGTGGGCACGACGCAGATGGTGGCCGGGAAAGTCTATGAAAGCCTGCTGACGTATTCCTTCGACCTGAAGCCGATGCCCAGCCTGGCCAAGTCCTGGGATGTATCGGCCGATCAGCTGACCTACACGTTCCACCTGCAGCCCAACGCGCAGTGGCACGACGGCAAGCCCTTCACGTCGGCCGACGTGCTGTTCTCGTACAAGCAGATCCTGGCCAACACGCCGCGCACGCGCTCGCTGATGCGCTACATCCGGGACATCACCGCGCCCGACGAGCACACGGTGATCTTCCACCTGAAGGAACGGTATTCCGCCTTTCTGTATGCCTTCGATATCGGCGGCGGCGTGATTCTGCCCAAGCACCTGTACGACGTGGACACGCCGCTGGCGCAGAACCCGCACAACAATGCGCCGGTGGGCACCGGGCCGTTCAAGTTCAAGCGCTGGGAACGCGGCTCCTACATCGAGCTGGTCAAGAACGAGCACTACTGGAAGAAAGGACGCCCCTACCTGGACGGCATCACCTACCGCGTCATCCCGGACGCCGCGTCGCGCCGGCTGGCGCTGGAGCAACGGACCGTTCAGCAGGCCTGGCTGCAGGACATAGAACCGTTCGACATGCCGCGCGTGGCCAAGCTGGCGCACATCAATGTCACCCAGAAGGGCTATGAATATTGGTCCACCCTGCACTGGATCGAAATGAACGAGGCGCGCAAGCCGATGGACGACAAGCGCTTCCGGCAAGCGGTGATGTACGCCATTGACCGCGAATTCATCGCCAAGCGCATCATGTTCGGAATGGGCACGGTGTCGACCGGCCCGTTTCACCGCAACACGCGCTTCTACGATCCCAACATCAAGCAGTACCCCTACGATCCGAAGAAAGCCATTGCCCTGCTGGACGAAATGGGCCTGAAGCCGGACGCCAAGGGCGTGCGCGTGAAGTTGGGGCTGATCCCCAATCCCTATGGCGAAATGCAGCGCCGCATCGCCGAATACACCAAGCAAAGCCTGGGCAAGGTCGGCATCGTCATCGACATCGAGAGCACCGACGTCGGCGGCTGGACCTCGCGCATGGGCAACTGGGATTTCGACATGGCCTACAACGGCGTATTCCAGTATGGCGATCCGGCCATCGGCGTGTCGCGCACCTACGTCAGCAGCAACATCAAGAAAGGCTTGGCGTTCACCAACACCTCGCAGTACCGCAACCCCAAGGTGGACGAACTGTTCGACCAGGCCGCCACGGCCCCCACCGACGAGGAACGCCAGCGGCTGTATACGGAAGTTCAGAAGATTCTGGCGGAAGAGGTGCCGCTTGCCTGGATCGACGACACCAACTACTCCACGTTCCTGGACAAGCGCGTGCACGGCGCCATCGCCACGGGTCTGGGCGCGGTGGACACGTACGCGGACGCCTGGCTGGAGCCGAAATAA
- a CDS encoding IclR family transcriptional regulator: MATTETRFNQSLAKGFGILEAFSSHPGPLSLNELTELSGLDRSSTQRMLHTLVALGYLERGSNQRGYVLGKKILDRTFDFLRSHPLLERATPILEQLQQECGERVDLSLFDDLTIVYALRRQTKRQTFYATLVGRRMPTFSSSGGRAIMSHLADAEVDDILSRSDLRPLTPKTIVDPDLIRQRVREARVQGYAICLEESMVGEIVLASAVVDHSGRPLAAIHISGLLAEWTLDSFTQRFSSLAVSAARALSGRPNRN; this comes from the coding sequence ATGGCCACAACCGAGACCCGGTTCAACCAATCCCTGGCGAAAGGCTTCGGCATCCTGGAGGCTTTTTCCAGCCATCCTGGCCCGCTCAGCCTGAACGAACTGACGGAACTGTCGGGGCTGGACCGCAGCTCGACTCAGCGCATGCTGCATACGCTGGTGGCGCTGGGCTATCTGGAACGCGGCAGCAATCAGCGCGGCTACGTGCTGGGCAAGAAGATCCTGGACCGCACCTTTGACTTCCTGCGCAGCCATCCGCTCCTGGAACGCGCCACCCCCATCCTGGAGCAGCTGCAGCAGGAATGCGGCGAACGCGTCGACCTGAGCCTGTTCGACGATCTGACCATCGTCTACGCCCTGCGCCGCCAGACCAAGCGCCAGACCTTCTACGCCACGCTGGTGGGCCGGCGCATGCCTACGTTCTCGTCATCGGGCGGCCGCGCGATCATGTCGCACCTGGCCGACGCCGAAGTCGACGACATCCTGTCGCGCAGCGACTTGCGGCCGCTGACCCCCAAGACCATCGTCGACCCCGACCTGATCCGCCAGCGCGTGCGCGAGGCGCGCGTGCAGGGCTACGCCATCTGCCTGGAAGAAAGCATGGTGGGCGAGATCGTGCTGGCCAGCGCCGTGGTCGACCATAGCGGACGTCCGCTGGCCGCCATCCACATTTCCGGCCTGCTGGCCGAATGGACGCTGGACTCCTTTACCCAGCGCTTCAGCTCGCTGGCGGTCTCCGCCGCGCGCGCGCTCAGCGGGCGCCCCAACCGCAACTGA
- a CDS encoding ArgE/DapE family deacylase produces MTAVAAASLDQAQIAGAVGKLRQYMTDTLTGFVQCRSLPGQEMSAAQFLEGALADLGLSSERIALRTEELKNLPLYSPACCPDGGRYNVLARHEPRGPGGRAVLFNGHLDVVPTGPHELWDPAPFDGELRDGWLYGRGAGDMKAGIICALAAFKALQDLGMQPAGAVGFNGVLEEENTGNGTLATVSALQSAIAAAKLSAFDAVVIPEPTHERMMSAQLGVYWMYVDIVGRPAHAAYMTTGVNPVETGLRIVDAMKALEHEWNLPENRHPAYREHAHPINFNLGQIHAGDWNSSVPSVCTLGMRIACYPDMTIEAAKQLVEARIRAVEAGLTDSDVRIDIRYEGFHAPGCEYDLDVPAMQLLADAHRRVAGELPQPTALTATTDGRHFRLMMDVPVTCYGPKVQNVHGFNECVSVDSMVRVATSLALFIHDWCGVEPLQA; encoded by the coding sequence ATGACCGCCGTCGCAGCAGCCAGCCTTGACCAGGCCCAGATCGCCGGAGCCGTGGGCAAACTTCGCCAGTACATGACCGATACGCTGACCGGGTTCGTGCAATGCCGCAGCCTGCCCGGCCAGGAAATGTCCGCCGCCCAGTTCCTGGAAGGCGCGCTGGCCGACCTGGGCCTGAGTTCCGAGCGCATTGCGCTGCGGACGGAAGAGCTCAAGAACCTGCCGCTGTATTCGCCCGCCTGCTGCCCCGATGGCGGGCGCTACAACGTGCTGGCGCGCCATGAACCGCGAGGCCCGGGCGGCCGCGCCGTGCTGTTCAACGGCCACCTGGACGTGGTGCCCACCGGCCCGCATGAACTCTGGGACCCCGCGCCTTTCGATGGCGAGCTGCGCGATGGCTGGCTGTATGGGCGCGGGGCGGGCGACATGAAGGCGGGCATCATCTGCGCGCTGGCGGCGTTCAAGGCCTTGCAGGACCTGGGCATGCAGCCCGCCGGCGCCGTCGGCTTCAACGGCGTGCTGGAAGAAGAGAACACGGGCAACGGCACGCTGGCAACGGTATCAGCGCTGCAAAGCGCCATCGCGGCAGCCAAGCTCAGCGCGTTCGACGCGGTCGTCATTCCCGAACCCACGCACGAACGCATGATGAGCGCGCAGCTTGGCGTGTACTGGATGTACGTGGATATCGTCGGCCGGCCCGCGCACGCGGCCTACATGACCACCGGCGTCAATCCGGTCGAGACCGGCCTGCGCATCGTCGACGCGATGAAAGCGCTTGAGCACGAATGGAACCTGCCGGAGAACCGGCACCCCGCCTATCGTGAACACGCGCACCCCATCAATTTCAACCTGGGCCAGATCCACGCCGGCGACTGGAATTCGTCGGTGCCCAGCGTCTGCACGCTGGGCATGCGCATCGCCTGCTACCCGGACATGACCATCGAAGCCGCCAAGCAGCTGGTCGAGGCGCGGATCCGCGCGGTCGAGGCCGGCCTGACCGACAGCGACGTGCGCATCGACATTCGCTACGAAGGTTTCCACGCGCCCGGCTGCGAATACGACCTGGACGTTCCCGCCATGCAATTGTTGGCCGATGCGCATCGCCGCGTGGCGGGCGAACTGCCTCAACCCACGGCGCTGACGGCGACCACCGACGGCCGGCATTTCCGCCTGATGATGGATGTGCCGGTGACCTGCTACGGGCCGAAGGTGCAGAACGTGCACGGCTTCAACGAATGCGTGTCGGTGGACAGCATGGTGCGCGTCGCGACCTCGCTGGCGCTCTTCATCCACGACTGGTGCGGCGTCGAGCCGCTGCAAGCCTGA
- a CDS encoding ABC transporter substrate-binding protein: MNPFNARRVVARCALAAASLLPFAPSLSHAAETPQYGGVLTAILSPEPPTLNVAVQQVASTQLVAGKIFESLLTYSFDLKPQPGLARSWDVSEDRLTYTFHLQPKVQWHDGKPFSSDDVVFTYTKILANTPRTRTLMSNVQEVSAPDAQTVVFKLKQPYSAFLYAFDIGGGAILPRHLYDVETPIGQNPNNNAPVGTGPFKFKRWERGSYIELVKNEHYWKEGRPYLDGITYRVIPDSASRRVALEQGTVLQAWLQDIEPVDVARVAKLPGITQTHKGYEYWSTMQWIELNGGRQPFADKRFRQALMYGINRQFIADKIMFGAGTVATGPIHHNTRFYDANVKQYPYDPKKAIALLDEMGLKPDAKGVRASVGLIPLPYGEMQRRVAEYIKQNLAKIGVVVTLENTDVGGWTSRVGNWDFDMGSNGVFQYGDPAIGVSRTYLGSNIKKGLMFTNTSQYNNPKVDELFNAAATAATDEERQKLYSEVQRILVEDVPVLWLADTNYSTLLNKRVHDAVTTALGVVDTQSDTWLSKE, translated from the coding sequence ATGAATCCCTTCAACGCCCGGCGCGTAGTGGCGCGTTGCGCCCTGGCCGCCGCCAGTCTGCTGCCCTTTGCCCCGTCCCTGTCGCACGCCGCGGAAACGCCGCAATACGGCGGCGTTCTGACCGCCATCCTGAGTCCCGAGCCGCCCACCTTGAACGTGGCGGTCCAGCAGGTGGCAAGCACGCAATTGGTGGCGGGCAAGATCTTCGAAAGCCTGCTGACCTATTCCTTCGACCTGAAGCCGCAACCCGGCCTGGCCAGGTCCTGGGACGTGTCAGAGGATCGCCTGACCTACACCTTCCATTTGCAGCCGAAGGTGCAGTGGCATGATGGCAAGCCGTTCTCGTCCGACGATGTGGTGTTCACCTACACCAAGATCCTCGCCAACACGCCCCGCACCCGCACGCTGATGTCGAACGTGCAAGAGGTCTCGGCGCCGGATGCGCAGACGGTCGTATTCAAGCTGAAGCAGCCGTACTCCGCGTTTTTGTATGCGTTCGATATCGGCGGGGGCGCGATCCTGCCCAGGCACCTGTACGACGTGGAGACGCCGATCGGGCAGAACCCGAACAACAATGCGCCGGTGGGCACGGGGCCGTTCAAGTTCAAGCGCTGGGAGCGCGGCTCCTACATCGAACTGGTCAAGAACGAGCACTACTGGAAGGAAGGCCGCCCCTACCTGGACGGCATTACCTACCGCGTGATTCCCGACTCCGCGTCGCGGCGCGTGGCGCTGGAGCAGGGCACGGTGCTGCAGGCCTGGCTGCAGGACATCGAGCCCGTGGACGTCGCGCGCGTGGCCAAGCTGCCCGGCATCACGCAGACCCACAAGGGTTATGAATACTGGTCCACGATGCAATGGATCGAACTGAATGGCGGCCGCCAGCCGTTTGCGGACAAGCGCTTCCGCCAGGCGCTGATGTACGGCATCAACCGCCAGTTCATCGCCGACAAGATCATGTTCGGCGCGGGCACGGTCGCCACCGGCCCCATCCATCACAACACGCGCTTCTACGACGCCAACGTCAAGCAGTACCCCTACGATCCGAAGAAGGCCATTGCCCTGCTGGACGAGATGGGCCTGAAGCCGGACGCCAAGGGCGTGCGCGCCTCGGTCGGCCTGATTCCGCTGCCCTACGGCGAGATGCAGCGCCGCGTCGCCGAATACATCAAGCAGAACCTGGCCAAGATCGGCGTGGTTGTGACGCTGGAGAATACCGACGTGGGCGGCTGGACCAGCCGCGTGGGCAACTGGGACTTCGACATGGGGTCCAACGGCGTGTTCCAGTATGGCGATCCGGCCATCGGCGTGTCTCGCACCTATCTGGGCAGCAACATCAAGAAGGGGCTGATGTTCACCAACACGTCGCAGTACAACAACCCCAAGGTCGATGAGCTGTTCAACGCCGCGGCCACCGCCGCCACCGACGAAGAGCGCCAGAAGCTGTACAGCGAGGTGCAGCGGATCCTGGTGGAAGATGTGCCTGTGCTGTGGCTGGCCGACACCAACTACTCGACCCTGCTGAACAAGCGAGTGCATGACGCCGTGACGACCGCGCTGGGCGTGGTGGACACGCAAAGCGACACCTGGCTGTCCAAAGAATGA
- a CDS encoding ABC transporter permease, translating into MKKIAKFLANRVVKSVLVLLMIALFNFFLVRAAPGDPAEILAGQSGAVDAEFIAKLRQEFGLDKPMAVQLGHYLKNVATFDLGFSYRQQASVSSLILQHLPATLLLTLSAFAFALLAGVSLGTQAALRVGKWGDTVITTLSMLAYATPLFWVGLMLVLLFSVNLEWLPAFGFESVGANLTGLARVADVAKHLLLPALTLGMFYMAVYARLTRASILEISQLDFVKTARAKGLSERTVIVRHVLRNALLPVITYAGIQAGGLIGGSLLVETVFAWPGIGRLAFDALIQRDYSVLLGVFFVASLIVVVVNLITDILYTVADPRIELK; encoded by the coding sequence ATGAAGAAGATCGCCAAGTTTCTGGCGAACCGGGTGGTCAAGAGCGTCCTGGTTCTGCTGATGATCGCGCTCTTCAATTTCTTCCTGGTGCGGGCCGCGCCGGGCGACCCGGCGGAAATCCTGGCCGGGCAGTCGGGCGCGGTGGACGCCGAGTTCATCGCCAAGCTGCGCCAGGAATTCGGGTTGGACAAGCCGATGGCGGTGCAGCTGGGGCATTACCTCAAGAACGTCGCCACATTCGACCTGGGGTTTTCCTATCGCCAGCAGGCCTCGGTATCCAGCCTGATCCTGCAGCACCTGCCGGCCACCTTGCTGCTGACCCTGTCGGCCTTCGCGTTTGCGCTGCTGGCGGGGGTAAGCCTGGGCACGCAGGCCGCGTTGCGGGTGGGGAAGTGGGGCGACACCGTCATCACAACCCTGTCGATGCTGGCCTACGCCACTCCGCTGTTCTGGGTGGGACTGATGCTGGTGCTGTTGTTTTCCGTGAACCTGGAATGGCTGCCCGCCTTCGGCTTTGAGAGCGTCGGCGCCAACCTGACCGGGCTGGCCCGCGTGGCCGACGTGGCCAAGCACCTGCTGCTGCCGGCGCTGACCCTGGGCATGTTCTACATGGCGGTCTACGCCAGGCTGACGCGCGCTTCCATCCTGGAAATCAGCCAGCTGGACTTCGTGAAGACGGCGCGCGCCAAGGGTCTGTCCGAGCGCACCGTGATCGTGCGCCACGTGCTGCGCAATGCGCTGTTGCCCGTCATCACCTACGCCGGCATCCAGGCTGGCGGGCTGATCGGCGGGTCGCTGCTGGTGGAAACGGTCTTTGCGTGGCCCGGCATCGGACGCCTGGCGTTCGACGCGCTGATCCAGCGCGACTACAGCGTGCTGCTAGGCGTGTTCTTCGTGGCCTCTCTGATCGTGGTCGTGGTCAACCTCATCACCGACATTCTGTACACGGTGGCGGATCCCAGGATCGAACTCAAATGA
- a CDS encoding ABC transporter permease, producing MKAFMQSFCRNKGGIMGLIVLALVTLVAITASWIFPDSPWDIINGPFMPPLSDGALLGTDTLGRDIATGIAYGSRITLVLAAVSTAVSILVGITVGALAGFYGGRVDQAIVGFIELFQTIPSFFLAVVLVAILTPNMGTVIFAIAVVSWPPLARLVRAEFMSLKNREFVQAAMLSGQSNLRIILTQILPNSLSPVIVSGSLMIASSILLESALSFLGLGDPNAMTWGYIIGASRSVLRDAWWMSVFPGIAILMTVLSLNLIGEALNDALNPKLARRRTT from the coding sequence ATGAAAGCGTTCATGCAATCGTTCTGCCGCAACAAGGGCGGCATCATGGGCCTGATCGTGCTGGCGCTGGTGACGCTGGTGGCGATCACCGCGAGCTGGATATTTCCCGACAGCCCGTGGGACATCATCAATGGTCCCTTCATGCCGCCGCTGTCCGACGGCGCTCTGCTGGGCACCGATACGCTGGGCCGCGACATTGCCACGGGCATCGCCTATGGCTCGCGCATCACGCTGGTGCTGGCCGCGGTGTCCACGGCGGTGTCCATCCTGGTGGGCATTACCGTCGGCGCGCTGGCCGGGTTCTACGGCGGCCGCGTGGACCAGGCCATCGTCGGCTTCATCGAGCTGTTCCAGACCATCCCCAGTTTCTTCCTGGCGGTGGTGCTGGTGGCGATCCTGACGCCCAACATGGGCACGGTGATCTTCGCGATCGCCGTGGTGTCCTGGCCGCCGCTGGCGCGTCTGGTGCGGGCGGAATTCATGAGCCTGAAGAACCGCGAGTTCGTACAGGCGGCGATGCTATCGGGCCAGTCCAACCTGCGCATCATCCTCACGCAGATCCTGCCCAACAGCCTGTCGCCCGTCATTGTGTCGGGCTCCCTGATGATCGCCAGCTCCATCCTGCTGGAATCCGCCTTGAGCTTCCTGGGCCTGGGCGATCCCAACGCCATGACCTGGGGCTACATCATCGGCGCGTCGCGCAGCGTGCTGCGCGACGCCTGGTGGATGAGCGTGTTTCCCGGCATCGCGATCCTGATGACGGTGTTGTCGCTCAACCTGATCGGCGAGGCGCTCAACGACGCCCTCAATCCCAAACTGGCCCGCAGGAGGACGACGTGA
- a CDS encoding ABC transporter ATP-binding protein, whose product MSALLEIRDLSVTAAHGGPTVVQGVSYTVNRNEILCVVGESGSGKSVTAHAIMGLLPADQLSVTQGQILYSGRDLVSLSATDWYGLRGRSFGMVFQEPMTALNPIMRVGRQVDEVLERHTNLGAAARKQRVLDLFGQVLLPDPQAMYDAFPFQLSGGQRQRVVIAMALALEPDVLIADEPTTALDVTTQAQILDLIKDIQRRMGIGVIFITHDFGVVADIADRIVVMRKGTVVESGAAEDILNRPQHPYTRQLIAAVPHKPQGKDEAAAAQPLMVVEKLCKTFATGGRRVDALRDISLEIRQGETLGLVGESGSGKSTLGRTLIGLISPDSGSVRMEGQELVGMKPRDFRPYRRQIQMVFQDPYASLNPRHRVIEAVAQGPIAFGENRKTALRQARELLELVGLGGDAGDRYPHQFSGGQRQRVGIARALALKPRLLVADEAVSALDVSIQAQVLDLLKTVSGQFDLSVLFITHDLRVAAQICDRIAVMRQGQLVELDRAATIFYHPQHEYTRRLIDSVPGKAWNKPDLETLSDPSNRSKQYA is encoded by the coding sequence ATGAGCGCGCTGCTGGAAATCCGTGATCTCAGCGTGACGGCCGCCCATGGCGGACCGACGGTGGTGCAGGGCGTGTCCTATACCGTGAACCGCAACGAGATCCTGTGCGTGGTGGGCGAATCGGGCTCGGGCAAATCGGTGACGGCGCACGCCATCATGGGGCTGCTGCCTGCCGATCAACTGAGCGTCACCCAGGGACAGATCCTGTACAGCGGGCGCGATCTGGTCAGCCTGTCAGCCACCGACTGGTACGGCCTGCGCGGCAGGTCGTTCGGCATGGTGTTCCAGGAACCCATGACGGCGCTCAATCCCATCATGCGCGTGGGCCGGCAGGTGGACGAGGTTCTGGAACGCCACACCAACCTGGGCGCCGCCGCCCGCAAGCAGCGCGTGCTGGATCTGTTCGGCCAGGTGCTGCTGCCCGACCCGCAGGCCATGTACGACGCCTTTCCGTTCCAGCTTTCGGGCGGACAGCGCCAGCGCGTTGTGATCGCGATGGCCCTGGCGCTGGAGCCGGACGTGCTGATCGCCGACGAACCCACGACCGCGCTGGACGTCACCACGCAGGCGCAGATCCTGGATCTGATCAAGGACATCCAGCGTCGCATGGGCATCGGCGTCATCTTCATTACCCACGATTTCGGCGTGGTGGCCGACATCGCCGACCGCATCGTGGTGATGCGCAAGGGAACGGTGGTGGAGTCAGGCGCCGCCGAAGACATCCTGAACCGCCCGCAGCATCCCTACACCCGTCAGCTGATTGCGGCGGTACCGCACAAGCCACAGGGCAAGGACGAGGCCGCCGCCGCGCAGCCGCTGATGGTGGTGGAGAAATTGTGCAAGACCTTCGCCACCGGAGGGCGGCGGGTGGACGCGCTGCGCGATATCTCGCTGGAAATCCGGCAGGGGGAGACCCTGGGGCTGGTCGGCGAGTCCGGGTCGGGCAAGTCCACGCTGGGGCGCACGCTGATCGGGCTGATCTCGCCCGACAGCGGCAGCGTGCGCATGGAAGGCCAGGAACTGGTGGGCATGAAACCGCGGGACTTCCGCCCCTACCGCCGCCAGATCCAGATGGTGTTCCAGGACCCGTATGCATCGCTCAATCCGCGCCATCGGGTCATCGAAGCGGTGGCGCAGGGCCCGATCGCCTTCGGCGAGAACCGCAAGACCGCATTGCGCCAGGCTCGCGAACTGCTGGAATTGGTGGGATTGGGCGGCGACGCCGGCGACCGCTATCCGCACCAGTTCTCGGGCGGCCAGCGCCAGCGGGTCGGCATCGCCCGCGCGCTGGCGCTCAAGCCACGGCTGCTGGTGGCCGATGAAGCGGTGTCGGCGCTGGACGTGTCCATTCAGGCCCAGGTGCTGGACCTGCTCAAGACCGTGAGCGGGCAGTTTGACCTGTCGGTGCTGTTCATCACGCACGACCTGCGCGTCGCGGCCCAGATCTGCGACCGCATAGCGGTGATGCGGCAAGGGCAACTGGTGGAGCTGGACCGCGCCGCCACGATTTTCTATCACCCCCAACATGAATACACGCGCCGCCTGATCGATTCGGTGCCGGGCAAGGCCTGGAACAAGCCCGATCTGGAGACGCTGTCGGACCCCTCAAACAGGAGCAAGCAGTATGCGTGA